In a genomic window of Paramecium tetraurelia macronuclear, complete genome:
- a CDS encoding Glutaredoxin-like protein — protein sequence MTSITQEYSLNTFQSSNFHKVIITVFYNNDDYKARLDKLLQQIPLDVEKYALSYCNDEQIARSHNIHQLPSVLISSYPQLINSQILSLEPAQIVVQLESIFEQFEVEFRNQQKHYFQKIEQMIKENPIMLFIVGTPEKPMCRFTSKLIQKLQPFGIQFGFYDIEIDKLMVGYLKLYSKWQTFPQVFVSGKLIGGADATVELIEQKRFAELIPKEAYMTKNSKLEQIQLISKYIILIDGQPDLNCEIARILSEKKIPFQFYNIGMDQEVRSEVLNFMSSYIETSHDLEPLLLYKVILSNIFRIQFIMKQLQKKN from the exons atgactTCGATTACACAggaatattctttaaatacaTTCTAATCATCTAATTTCCATAAG GTGATAATCActgtattttataataatgatgacTATAAAGCAAGATTAGacaaattattacaataaatacCTCTTGATGTTGAAAAGTATGCTTTATCCTATTGTAATGACGAATAAATAGCAAGAAGCCATAAT attcattAATTGCCTTCTGttttgatttcatcatatccataattaataaatagctAAATATTGAGTCTGGAACCTGCCTAAATTGTAGTTTAATTAGAGAGCATATTTGAACAATTTGAAGTTGAgtttagaaatcaataaaagcACTATTTCTaaaagattgaataaatgattaaagaaaatcctattatgttatttattgTAGGCACACCAGAAAAACCAATGTGTAGATTTACCtcaaagttaatttaaaaattgcaaCCTTTTGGTATTCAATTTGGATTTTATGATATCGAAATTGACAAACTTATGGTTGGTTATTTGAAGCTTTACTCAAAATGGTAAACTTTTCCCTAAGTGTTTGTGAGTGGAAAATTAATTGGAGGAGCTGat GCAACTGTAGAATTAATTGAGCAAAAAAGATTCGCAGAACTAATACCTAAGGAAGCCTATATGACGAAGAATTCAAAGTTAGAAcagatataattaatttcaaaatatattatactAATAGATGGACAACCGGATTTAAATTGTGAAATAGCAAGAATTCTGTCAGAAAAGAAAATTCCATTTCAGTTTTACAACATTGGAATGGATTAAGAGGTGAGATCAGAAGTCTTAAATTTCATGTCTAGTTATATTGAAACATCTCATGATTTGGAGCCTCTACTATTATATAAAGTAATACTTagtaatatatttagaatacaatttataatgaaataactttaaaaaaagaattga
- a CDS encoding Step II splicing factor SLU7, which produces MSFNKKGREDLMQITNDEDGREINPHMPQYIINAPWYLKESTPSLKHQRIRKQQNSSTFDNWYQRGQKGQNNLKFKKGACTNCGSTTHQSKDCCERPRQIGAKFSNTDIQPDDILTNVGGLNYDAKRDRWNGYDPETYKSQIQEYEILEEKRKETRLQEGQQTESGNLDDEFKDNGTGEHQTQMTTRDPRTKTMTRNLRIREDKANYLLNLDVNSAYFDPKSRSLRENPNPHLPPEKQVFKGLNQIRLTGETLQMYEQERFAWQYAEQHNLNLNTVSLPTLTEKTYKQIKVKKEEQKIGRAESLFDRYGGEEHLNPQIDLLLGQTERFVEYEEDGLPKNPLKKKDLTKSKYLEDFFYGDHTSVWGSWWSDVLGWGYDCCYSNEKHSVCLGEKGKRLQLNKEARLKREIEEDLQKAQVQDQKSSPIHQQPPQQIIQQIQQQ; this is translated from the exons ATGTCATTTAACAAAAAAGGTAGAGAAGACTTAATGCAAATAACAAACGATGAAGACGGAAGAGAAATCAATCCTCACATGCCTCAATACATTATAAATGCTCCAt GGTATTTAAAGGAAAGTACACCATCGTTAAAGCATCAAAGAATCAGAAAACAATAGAACTCGAGCACATTTGATAACTGGTACTAAAGAGgataaaaa GGtcaaaacaatttaaaatttaaaaaaggagCATGCACTAATTGTGGTTCCACAACTCATTAAAGCAAAGATTGCTGTGAAAGACCAAGATAAATAGGGGCAAAATTCTCTAATACAGATATTCAACCAGATGATATTTTAACTAATGTTGGAGGTCTGAATTATGATGCAAAAAGAGATAGATGGAATGGCTATGATCCAGAGACTTATAAGTCGTAAATCCAAGAATATGAGATTCTAGAGGAAAAACGAAAAGAAACTAGATTGTAAGAAGGTTAATAAACAGAATCAGGCAATCTCGATGATGAGTTTAAAGATAATGGAACTGGTGAACATTAAACTCAAATGACCACCAGAGATCCAAGGACTAAGACTATGACAAGAAATTTACGTATTCGAGAAGATAAAGCCAATTACTTATTGAATTTGGATGTTAATTCAGCATACTTCGATCCAAAATCTAGATCCTTGAGAGAAAATCCAAATCCCCATTTACCACCTGAGAAATAAGTGTTCAAAGGtctaaatcaaattagattgaCTGGTGAAACTCTATAGATGTATGAATAGGAAAGGTTTGCATGGTAATATGCAGAATAACACAATCTAAATCTCAATACAGTTTCTTTACCGACTTTGACTGAAAAGACa tacaaataaataaaagtaaagaaggaagaatagaaaattgGAAGGGCAGAGAGTTTGTTTGATAGATATGGTGGAGAAGAACATTTAAATCCACAAATAGATTTACTATTGGGATAAACAGAAAGATTTGTAGAGTATGAAGAGGATGGTTTACCTAAGAATCCTTTGAAGAAGAAGGACTTAACTAAAAGCAAATATTTAGAAGATTTCTTTTATGGAGATCATACAAGTGTATGGGGTAGTTGGTGGAGTGATGTTCTTGGATGGGGATATGACTGTTGCTATTCAAATGAGAAACATTCAGTTTGTCTTGGAGAAAAGGGAAAAAGATTGCAATTGAACAAAGAAGCTCGATTAAAGAGGGAAATTGAAGAGGACCTTCAAAAAGCATaagtttaagattaaaaatctAGTCCTATACATCAACAGCCTCCATAACaaataatccaataaatttaataacaatga
- a CDS encoding Pleckstrin homology domain protein has protein sequence MQNNMLEDLKNIMREGWLEKESRVFKSWRKRWFVLTTTTLYTFKAEKQYSNPTEIIPLSTISTIKSCQEETNKENTFKIDTPETTFFLMSNNNQEKEAWIGAIGKAMVKLHMKKNQKDDDFD, from the exons ATGCAAAACAATATGCTTGAAGatctcaaaaatattatgagaGAAGGCTGGCTAGAAAAAGAATCTCGGGTATTTAAATCTTGGAGAAA ACGATGGTTTGTTTTAACAACGACAACCCTTTATACATTCAAGgcagaaaaataatatagtaATCCAACAGAGATTATTCCTTTATCAACCATAAGTACAATTAAATCATGTTAAGAAGAAACAAACAAAGAAAATACATTT AAAATCGATACACCTGAAACAACATTTTTTCTGATgtcaaataataatcaagagAAGGAAGCTTGGATTGGAGCCATTGGTAAAGCTATGGTTAAATTGCAtatgaagaaaaattaaaaagatgatGATTTCGAttga
- a CDS encoding Protein phosphatase — MEYDYIGAIKIKDGLFLGDQFASQDLEFIVTNKVSRIVNCACKQIPNHWESIGIVYMSLPWIDNDTQVKLQDLINQVIKFMDDALNNGESVIVHSIRGHNRSIAVLCVYFMKKYRWTLYKTLQFMHSRRPDLEIRANFFNQLLAIETKFQKNGFGAKTYNWEEVFSQGDPEEMVLRNTYLNAQPQGVAEFKDHDQKPKTQKLRFAEKITMYIPPYEKIVFNKKKQTQPIETKSCLTGKTLQYEQQIQQSPRPQTNVMSQTQPLQPIQPVHQRPSSQDVKRVVVKSDSSKLQQLPEATQSLKPKKQANNFMDSGEQFFLKSQQKINQDANQGNPQNERRPLTAPNQLRAPRLQVTPYKKNSTGGQRQQELSIQANAQFKPMGNRQRAHSPNAVYNANPYVQKQFKTKPWKK, encoded by the exons ATGGAATACGATTACATCGGTGctatcaaaataaaagatgGGTTATTTTTAGGAGATTAGTTTGCTTCTTAG GACTTAGAATTTATTGTAACTAATAAGGTTTCCAGAATAGTTAATTGTGCTTGTAAGCAAATTCCAAACCATTGGGAATCAATAGGAATTGTATATATGTCCTTGCCATGGATTGATAACGATACTTAAGTAAAATTGT AGGATCtgataaattaagtaattaaatttatggatGATGCATTGAACAATGGAGAAAGTGTTATTGTACATTCAATAAGAGGACACAATAGATCAATAGCTGTTCTTTGcgtttattttatgaaaaaatatagatGGACACTATACAAgactttataatttatgcaTAGCAGAAGACCGGATTTGGAAATCAGAgctaatttttttaattagctGTTGGCAATCGAAACTAAATTCTAAAAGAATGGCTTTGGTGCAAAAACCTATAATTGGGAGGAAGTGTTTTCATAAGGAGATCCTGAAGAAATGGTATTGAGAAATACATATTTGAATGCTTAACCTCAAGGCGTAGCTGAGTTCAAAGATCATGATTAAAAGCCTAAAACTTAAAA GTTACGTTTTGCTGAAAAAATAACTATGTACATACCCCCCTACGAGAAAATAGTATtcaataagaagaaataaactTAACCTATCGAAACAAAGTCTTGTCTTACAGGAAAGACACTTTAATATGAgtagtaaatttaataatctccTCGTCCCTAAACTAATGTAATGTCTCAAACTTAACCTTTATAACCCATCCAACCTGTCCATTAAAGGCCCTCCTCTTAAGACGTGAAAAGAGTTGTTGTAAAGAGCGACAGTTCAAAGTTACAATAGCTACCTGAAGCCACTT aatcattAAAGCCCAAGAAGCAAgccaataattttatggattCAGGCGAATAGTTCTTTTTGAAATCACaacaaaaaatcaattaagatgCAAATTAAGGAAATCCCTAAAATGAGAGAAGACCTCTAACAGCACCTAATTAATTGAGAGCACCTAGACTCTAAGTCACTCCCTATAAAAAGAATAGCACTGGAGGGTAGagataataagaattaagcATTTAAGCCAATGCATAATTTAAACCCATGGGTAATAGACAAAGAGCTCATTCACCAAATGCAGTATATAATGCAAATCCTTAtgtttaaaaatagtttaaaacTAAGCCTTGGAAAAAATGA